Proteins co-encoded in one Ictalurus furcatus strain D&B chromosome 9, Billie_1.0, whole genome shotgun sequence genomic window:
- the LOC128612295 gene encoding F-box only protein 36-like, whose amino-acid sequence MASMLPELLFEISGQAPSPSKDFVQLTVTKTQVIWRWWKISLHVKLQGMSPGEMKHSHEEFLNDNRLQRQVGLVFGSQILEYTLGLCEGRFDYLERLPDNLLLYFLSYMSYQDICHLSQTSHRFKKLCDSNKVWQQAVRRSSIDITPEIETLAKRFGWRKIYITFHDIKAQLGSEKDISMDMGEDEDKHEPHESL is encoded by the exons ATGGCGTCTATGCTCCCAGAGTTACTGTTTGAGATCAGTGGTCAGGCACCTTCTCCTTCTAAAGATTTCGTTCAGCTCACTGTAACAAAAACACAG gTAATATGGAGGTGGTGGAAGATTTCTCTGCATGTCAAGTTGCAAGGCATGTCGCCCGGAGAAATGAAACACAGTCATGAGGAGTTTCTAAATGATAACAGACTACAGC GACAAGTTGGTTTGGTGTTTGGGTCACAGATCCTGGAGTACACACTTGGCCTCTGTGAAGGGAGGTTTGATTATCTGGAGCGTTTGCCTGATAATCTGCTGCTGTATTTTCTTTCCTATATGAGCTACCAGGATATCTGCCACCTCAGCCAGACCTCACACCGTTTCAAGAAG CTGTGTGACTCCAATAAAGTATGGCAGCAGGCAGTGCGGCGTAGCAGTATTGATATCACACCCGAAATAGAGACGCTGGCCAAGAGGTTTGGCTGGAGGAAGATCTACATCACTTTCCATGATATTAAAGCCCAACTTGGTAGCGAGAAAGACATATCCATGGACATGGGTGAAGATGAGGACAAACATGAACCACATGAATCCCTTTAA
- the LOC128612595 gene encoding uncharacterized protein LOC128612595: MEWGNESFYTVIKKANLYTNRNIDLLISFCRMSVFLAIISFVALASAASISLEDLEFSAWKLKFGKIYKSVEEESQRKMIWLENRKMVLVHNMLADQGIKSYRLGMNYFSDLDNQEYRDSVFKGCLRSFNSTKRHSASTFLRQAGGAVLPDSVDWRESGYVTGIKNQKACRSCWAFSATGSLEGQMFRKTGRLVSLSEQQLVDCSRKFHNFGCSGGWMDQAFKYIKYNNGIDTEKSYPYEARDNNCRFNPATVGATCTGYADIKSKDEKALQEAVATIGPISVTIDASQTSFSHYKSGIYDEPNCSSTDLDHGVLVVGYGTENGQDYWLVKNSWGLDWGDKGYIKMSRNKNNQCATLFFDAKEKQIFTHKKRNVNLLTFCRMRLLLIVTTLVALASAVSVSLEDLEFHAWKLKFGKIYKSVEEESQRKMTWLENRKLVLVHNMLADRGIKSYRLGMNYFTDMDNQEYRDAVFKGYLGSFNRTKKHSAATFRRQSGAVLPDTVDWRKKGYVTDVKAGNCSWAFSATGSLEGQIFGKTKNLMPLSEQQLIDCIWPYGEIKCFGSVVNSFEYIKNNNGIDTEASYPYVGPGRVCRFNPATVAANCTGYVIIMSGDEKALQEAVATIGPISVAIDATKSFQHYESGIHDNPDCSSTEMNLYVLVVGYGTENGKDYWLVKNSWGLDWGDKGYIKMSRNKNNQCGIASMAIYPLVCLFSYEPLTTAVVCEITKQINAEHRYPQNRQKCHFLATGKNGYYLFFSFFFFKLGKIYKSVEEESQRKMTWLENRKLVLAHNMLADEGIKCYRLGMNYFADMVRWINLITHTLFSVYMCTHIQQWCEYINNIQ; encoded by the exons ATGGAGTGGGGAAATGAGAGTTTTTACACTGTAATAAAGAAAGCAAAtctttacacaaacagaaatatTGATCTTCTCATTTCGTTTTGCAGAATGAGTGTTTTTCTTGCCATCATCTCTTTTGTGGCACTGGCCAGTGCAGCCAGCATCTCTCTGGAAGACCTGGAGTTCAGTGCCTGGAAATTGAAGTTTG gtaAGATCTATAAGTCTGTAGAGGAAGAGTCTCAGCGTAAGATGATCTGGCTGGAAAATCGCAAGATGGTCCTGGTACATAACATGCTGGCTGACCAGGGCATTAAGAGCTACAGACTCGGCATGAACTACTTTTCAGACCTg GATAACCAGGAATACAGAGACTCTGTGTTTAAGGGCTGCCTGCGATCCTTCAACAGCACCAAGAGACACAGTGCATCTACATTCCTCCGACAGGCAGGTGGAGCTGTTCTGCCAGATAGTGTGGACTGGAGGGAAAGCGGCTACGTGACTGGCATTAAAAACCAAAAGGCGTGTCGTTCTTGCTGGGCCTTCAGTGCG ACAGGGTCACTTGAAGGTCAGATGTTTAGGAAGACAGGGAGGCTGGTGTCACTGAGTGAGCAGCAGCTGGTGGACTGTTCCAGGAAATTCCATAACTTTGGTTGCagtggaggatggatggatcaagcctttaaatacattaaatacaacAATGGAATTGACACAGAGAAGTCTTACCCTTATGAGGCCAGA GACAATAATTGTAGGTTTAATCCAGCCACTGTCGGAGCCACCTGCACTGGCTATGCGGATATAAAAAGTAAAGATGAAAAGGCTCTACAGGAAGCCGTGGCCACCATCGGACCCATTTCTGTCACCATAGATGCAAGTCAGACATCCTTCAGCCATTACAAATCTG GTATCTATGATGAGCCCAACTGTAGCAGCACTGACCTGGATCATGGTGTCCTGGTTGTTGGTTATGGCACAGAAAATGGACAGGACTACTGGCTGGTCAAGAACAG ctgggGCCTTGACTGGGGTGACAAAGGCTATATCAAGATGTCCAGGAACAAGAATAACCAATGTG CTACTTTGTTCTTTGATGCCAAGGA aaaacaaatctttacacacaaaaaaagaaatgtgaatCTTCTCACTTTTTGCAGAATGAGGCTTTTGCTTATTGTCACCACTCTTGTGGCTCTGGCCAGTGCAGTCAGCGTCTCTCTGGAAGACCTGGAGTTTCATGCCTGGAAATTGAAGTTTG gTAAGATCTATAAGTCTGTGGAGGAGGAGTCTCAGCGTAAGATGACTTGGTTGGAAAATCGCAAACTGGTCCTGGTACACAACATGCTGGCTGACCGGGGCATTAAGAGCTACAGACTCGGCATGAACTACTTTACAGACATG GATAACCAGGAGTACAGAGATGCTGTGTTTAAGGGCTACCTGGGATCCTTCAACAGGACTAAGAAACACAGTGCAGCTACATTCCGCCGACAATCAGGAGCTGTTCTGCCAGATACTGTGGACTGGAGGAAAAAGGGCTATGTGACTGATGTTAAGGCTGGTAACTGTAGCTGGGCCTTTAGTGCG ACAGGGTCACTAGAAGGCCAGATATTTGGGAAGACGAAGAACCTTATGCCACTGAGTGAACAGCAGTTAATCGATTGCATCTGGCCATATGGGGAAATTAAGTGCTTTGGATCTGTGGTCAATTCCTTtgaatatattaaaaacaacaatggaATTGACACCGAGGCATCCTACCCTTATGTGGGGCCC ggcAGGGTTTGCAGATTTAATCCAGCCACTGTGGCAGCTAACTGCACTGGCTATGTGATTATAATGAGTGGAGATGAGAAAGCTCTACAGGAAGCTGTGGCCACCATCGGACCCATTTCTGTCGCCATAGATGCAACCAAATCTTTCCAGCACTATGAATCTG GTATCCACGATAACCCCGACTGTAGCAGCACTGAGATGAATCTTTATGTCCTGGTTGTTGGTTATGGCACAGAAAATGGAAAAGACTACTGGTTGGTCAAGAACAG ctgGGGTCTTGACTGGGGTGACAAAGGCTATATCAAGATGTCAAGGAACAAGAATAATCAGTGTGGTATTGCCAGTATGGCCATCTATCCTCTGGTT tgtctattttcatatgagccattaaccactgctgtggtgtgtgagatcacaaaacaaatcaatgctgaacacaggtacccccaaaacagacaaaaatgccattttttggctACCGGTAAAAATggttattatctttttttttctttttttttttttaaactaggtaAGATCTATAAGTCTGTGGAGGAGGAGTCTCAGCGTAAGATGACTTGGCTAGAAAATCGTAAGCTGGTCCTGGCACACAACATGCTGGCTGATGAGGGCATTAAGTGCTACAGACTCGGCATGAACTACTTTGCAGACATGGTGAGATGGATaaatttaatcacacacacactattttcaGTATATATGTGTACACATATACAACAGTGGtgtgaatatataaataacatacaGTAG